The Micromonospora sp. NBC_01740 genome includes a window with the following:
- a CDS encoding PrsW family intramembrane metalloprotease, whose amino-acid sequence MIAVASLVAVIRDDGTGVRVLGMVSLGAAGVSLFVACIAAVVVAMTSATGGSPRGRFKTWAFGGALAFAAPALLIVLLTLLQVGIAWRGALLSIPTTLFALWTFRRMQRNRKPPWRLVVAAFAWGLFVAAYFAQMVEGILHVVITAELMPGTAAIVSHAAAAAVPEELGKGAGVLVVVLLAWRRVDGMLGGIVIGACVGIGFQFAESTSYMTGDFGAVLYQHWYRQVTGLLVSHATYTGIIGAGIGLAMQFRDWRRRAVCVGSGFAVAIAAHLIWDVFAMGRLYWESDNSTLQLFVVQPLNLIVLKGPAFAILLFLVVIALRQETRSLHRQLRGEACDPRGAITRAEVPVLVNPSLRLRMRLQALLRGDRPAYTRMKRLHSAQLDLAFARWRRHRGDPPPPGTEDTLRQRIRDLRTEAPPVPPAAGQR is encoded by the coding sequence ATGATCGCCGTGGCGTCGCTGGTCGCCGTCATCCGGGACGACGGCACCGGGGTACGCGTCCTTGGCATGGTCAGCCTCGGGGCCGCCGGCGTCTCGCTCTTCGTCGCCTGCATCGCCGCCGTCGTCGTCGCCATGACCTCTGCCACGGGTGGCTCGCCGCGTGGCCGCTTCAAGACCTGGGCCTTCGGCGGTGCGCTGGCGTTCGCCGCGCCGGCCCTCCTGATCGTGCTTCTCACCCTCCTACAGGTGGGAATCGCCTGGCGGGGCGCGCTGCTGAGCATCCCGACGACCCTCTTCGCGCTGTGGACGTTCCGCCGGATGCAGCGCAACCGCAAGCCACCGTGGCGACTGGTCGTGGCCGCCTTCGCCTGGGGCCTGTTCGTCGCCGCCTACTTCGCCCAGATGGTCGAGGGCATCCTGCACGTCGTCATCACGGCAGAGCTCATGCCGGGCACCGCGGCGATCGTCAGTCACGCGGCCGCCGCCGCGGTCCCCGAGGAACTGGGCAAGGGCGCCGGGGTCCTCGTGGTCGTACTGCTCGCCTGGCGGCGCGTCGACGGCATGCTCGGTGGCATCGTCATCGGCGCCTGCGTCGGAATCGGCTTCCAGTTCGCCGAGTCGACGTCCTACATGACCGGGGACTTCGGCGCCGTGCTCTACCAGCACTGGTACCGGCAGGTCACCGGGCTCCTGGTCAGCCATGCCACCTACACGGGGATCATCGGCGCCGGCATCGGACTCGCCATGCAGTTCCGCGACTGGCGACGGCGGGCGGTCTGCGTTGGCAGCGGCTTCGCCGTCGCCATCGCGGCCCACCTGATCTGGGACGTCTTTGCAATGGGCCGCCTGTACTGGGAGTCCGACAATTCCACGCTCCAGTTGTTCGTTGTGCAGCCGCTGAACCTCATCGTGCTCAAGGGGCCGGCGTTCGCCATCCTGCTGTTTCTCGTCGTCATCGCTCTGCGCCAGGAAACCAGGTCACTGCATCGGCAGCTCCGGGGTGAGGCGTGCGACCCGCGCGGCGCGATCACCCGGGCCGAGGTGCCCGTACTGGTGAATCCGTCGCTGCGTCTCCGGATGCGGCTACAGGCACTCCTGCGTGGTGACCGTCCGGCCTACACGCGGATGAAGCGTCTGCACTCCGCGCAACTGGACCTGGCATTCGCCAGATGGCGCCGCCACCGGGGCGACCCGCCGCCGCCGGGGACCGAAGACACGCTGCGGCAGCGGATTCGCGATCTGAGGACGGAAGCCCCTCCGGTTCCGCCGGCCGCCGGCCAGCGGTAA